Part of the Candidatus Paceibacterota bacterium genome, CGATGCGCAGAATCTGTATCACAGTGCGAAGAACTTATACCGCTCAAAGGTAAATTTCGGTGCAGTATTAAAAGAAGCGGTCCAAGACCGTGCGCTCATTCGTGCTATTGCATATGTAATTGCAACAGAAGGAGGTGAGGAACGTGCATTCTTTGACGCACTCAGCAAAACCGGCATTGAAACAAAGACCAAAGACCTCCAGATATTTATGGGAGGTGCAAAGAAGGGAGATTGGGATGTAGGACTTGCAGTTGATGCAATTGCACTCGCACCTAAGATGGATGCGATCATCCTCATCTCAGGAGATGGAGATTTCGTACCACTTGTGGAATACCTACAGCTCCACGAAGGATGTCAGGTTGAAGTAGTAGCGTTTGGTAAATCATCTTCAGCACGTTTAATTGAAGCAGCTGATGACTTTATCGATCTCTGTGAAACTCCTCAGAAATATCTCATCAGGGCTGGTGGAGGACGCGGACGACGTGGAACACAACGCCCAAACAGAAACGAAACAGAAGTGGCACCACGAGAAAGTCAGGAGTCTCGAGAAGAATATCCTAACTAGTTCTCATACTAAACTGTAACGCGCTATTTCCCGTAGCCATATTTACTGGTACCATACATGGAGTATGGCAGAAGAAGAACGAAAAAGAATTGACCGAATTGAGTACACAAAAAATACTCTTAAGGCACTAGATTCTAATAACGTAATTCCACAATCTCCTGAAGGAACCGCTGTTGACTCAGCTGCAATACTTCACAAAGCTACTGCAAACAGTTTGCAGACACTTCGCACATTTGAGTCAGATACAGCGGAATTGATTGAGCGACAAAAACAATCAACATTTTCAATACAACAAGCAGAAGAAAAAAGAAGGGCAGCAACTGCAACTACTGTAGTTGGGGCAAAGGTAGAGGAGCGTAAACAAGTATTCCGTGACTCAGGTTCAAAAAATAGCCTACTGCTTTTACTATCAGCACTTTTTATATTAATTGGAACTGGTTCAGTTCTATACTTCCTTATACTGAAAGACAAACAAGCGAACTTCTTACCGCCATCACAAATTGAATCTCTCTACGCGAGTCAATATGAAACGGTAATTGAAGATACAAGCGAGAAAAAAGGTGTGCTCCGAGAAAAAATTGCAGGCGTAGTACTTGGTGCACAACATGAAGTTGGATCGATCGAACATATTAAGATTACAGAAAAGGGAAGTGGAGAGATCATTGATGCAGATGAATTACTCCTTGAAATTGCAGAGGATGTCCCTCCTGCACTACTTCGCTCGTTAATTAAAGACTCGTACATGGTCGGAACTGTTCAACACGAACGAAAGGAGCCGTTCATCATATTTAATATCGAACTCTACGAGAATGCATTCTCTAACATGCTCACATTCGAGCCATCACTCGCAAACATTTTTGACGGTATCATTTCAAAAGGCACCACAACTTCAATTCCAGTAGAACCTGTTGGCACAACAACAATGGGAACTTCAACAGCATCAACACCAGTAATACAAAGTATTCTTCCACCAACCCTTACAAAAGAATTTAGAGATGCCTTGGTTAAAAACCGCGATGTTCGCCTAATTCGAGATGTAGAAGGAAACTCAAAGGTATTATATTCATTCTACGATGAACAAACACTCATTATCACCACAAACGAATCGGCCTTTAGCGACATCCTGAACTTGATCAAGACCGATAAGCTGTCGAGGTAATTTCATGTGCCAATGCCGCTTGCATCATCGTTAAAAATGATACAATCGATACATGAACCAACACGATATACAAAAGTTTAAGAATGCCCTTGTGAAGGAGCAAGAACTCCTCAAAGAGCAACTAGATCGTCTTGGTCAACAAGACGCTGAGCACCCAGGAGACTGGGTCGCAAAAAATACCGATACGGAAGTTATGGCAGCAGACGAAAACGAAGTTGCTGATGAAATGGAAGCATTTCAGGACAACCAAGCAATTTTAGGAAACATTGAGAAGCGGTACAAGGAAGTTACAGCAGCTCTTGATCGTATTGAAAATAACACCTACGGAGTATGTAAGATGGACGGAAAAACAATCGAATCGGAACGTCTCGAAGCAAACCCAGCAGCTAATACCTGCATGGAACACATGGATAACTAAGGTTTTAATAGTAAAACCAAACATAAAACCCGGCGATTGCCGGGTTTTATTGTGCCAACTATTTAATTTAGAATGGATTTTTACCTCCTCGAACCTCAAAGTGTAAGTGGTTACCGGTAGACTTACCTGTATTTCCAACGTATCCAATGACTTCACCCTTATCCACCGATCCAGACGAGACCGCTGTTCGTGAAAGGTGAGCATAGAGAGTCTGTGTACCGTTCTTATGTGTAATAACCACATAGTTTCCATATCCTCCATTCCATGAGCCATCACCACGACTGACAACCACAGAGCCGGCTGCAGCAGCGTATACCGGAGTTCCCGCAGGAGCACCAATGTCCACTCCGTTATTTCCGTGTATTCCACGAGTTCGAGTTCCACCTGAAAGCGGTCGCATGAAATATGCAGCAGTGTCCTTAAGAGTTGATACCACCTTTGAGGGAGTTGATTTTGGAGTATTTACCACTTCTGGTTCTCCATCAGGGATAAGAACAGTGTCACCAGCCTTAAGGATACTGTCGAATGAAAGGCCGTTATATCGCATTACCTCAGCGATATCACCCTTATGCTTCTTAACAATCTGCTCAAGCGTTTCACCCTTCTTAACAATATGAGTAATACCGTTGATTGGGAGAATAACCAATTCTTGACCAGCCTTAATGGCAGAAGAGCGGTTTAGGTTGTTTGCCCAAAGAATGGTGTTAACTGAAACGTTATATTTAGCCGCGATCTGAGAGATTGAGTCACCCTCTTTAACTATATATGTATCAATTGCCGCCGCAGACTGACTTTCAGGAGTAAATGGCGAGGCAACAAGAGCATTTTCTTCAATCTGACCTGGTGAAGCATATGCCAATTCACTTGTTGAAGGATCCAAAAGATCGATGTTTTGTGAGGTAACTGGGTCTTGCTTGGCCTGTGCCGGGGTTCTATTAAAAAATCCTGAGATGGTAGAGAAGAGGGAAGCGTCAGCTTGTTCAGCAAAAAGAATTAGACCAAAGACCACCACAATAATTGCAAGTGGCTTTACATAAAAATTACCCCGGCGGGCCAATCTGGCGGGCGGGGGTGCGTCTTCCTTAAGGATAGACTTATTGGTGTATTGAGAGTCAGTTCGTTTCAAAAGAAACGGCCTTGCTGAGCGGTATTTCCGTGGATACTGTCCGGACTCACGCGTGCCGTCCTGATAATCATAGCGGAGCTATCCCCTCAGTCAACTTGACGTTGTGGACATGTGATTGGACAATTAGACTTCATGAAGCATGAAATACCTCCGGCTGAACCAGCTGTAACTGATAAAAACGAGGTGCCTATTAGTGAAATTGCCCATAAAGTACGAGTTAAGGAAGCAAAAATAGCTCATATTGAGTCTCAAGAAGCCGATACACATCCAGTGGACAACCTTACAGAAGACGATATTGAGACAATTGTTCGAAGACAGAATATACATGATGGACGAGGAAATACAGCTCCAGCAAGTGACATCGCAGAAGCAAAAGAAAATCTACAACAAACTCGACGGAAGTTTATGAATGAACGTGTGGAAGTGACAAGAGAGGAAAACGAAGCTGAAGAAGTGGTAAAAAATCTTGCCTACACAGAATCACTCACAAAATCTGCTCGTGGTGATCGTAGAGCAAAGCGTGCAAGTGGCTCTCGCGGAACATCTGGTGTTTTTGAGCCAGCTCCAAATAAAGCAGATGAGATTGCAAAAAGAGATAAAGAAAACGACAGTGTTGTCGAAGAAGTTGTGGCTAAAGATTTAGAAACAGAGAAACAACAACAAGACGCTATCAACGAACTTGAAAACGCACTTACTACGCGTGGCGACGCAGTGGTTTCAGGAGTAAATTTTAGAGCATCATACAAAGACCAAAGCCTTGATACTGGAATCAATGACATTTTCGATGAATCAAAATCAACAAAGCGACACGCAAGAAAAATAAAACGTGAGGAATCAGAGTCAGAAGCCAAAAATAAAACAGCACTCGAAGATGTTCCTGTAGAAAAAATTCCTGGCACTGAATTACCAAATACTTCAAAGAAGGTAAAAAAATCTCGTGCACTAAACTCAACCATTCACGCAGTAATTGAACCAACTCTTGAGGCTGTGCCCGAACAAACAATCCCCGATCTTGAAATTAAAAAAACAACTCCAGAAAAAAAGTCCGGACCTACACCCGAAAAACCAAAAAAGACAAAGAAAACAACATCTCAAATCGCACAGCTAGCTGCTAGCTACGAAGCAAAGCGAACTAAGGTTGCACAGAATAAAGAGGGAATTAAAAACGCCCCAATAGATAGTAAAAATATACTTGTCCCATTCAGCCGAGTAACAAACGAAGAATATAATGCTTCAGAACTAGCGAGCACACTTGCAAGAGAAGAATTGATCAATCGCACACAATCAGAACAAAGTAAGGAAAAGAGACTTGAAAAGACACCAAGAACTCCTGCACGCTCAAGAGCATCAGGTTCTCGTTCATCACGGGTAAATATGAGTAAGCCGGGTGAACCTGACTATGGTTTTGCACAATATGACCAAGTTGTACTTTCAGAAGAAGAATTAGATGCTCAAAAAATAAAGAAGGAAGAGGTTGGCATTGTAAAAGAAACCACTACTACACAAACAATAGATCAAAGTGAGGGCACAAAGAAAAACATTGAGTCCTTTAGAAAATCAAAAGCATCACGTACCGACAATAAGAAGGCGGAAGAAACGAACAACAATAAGAACACTGCAAATATTGACGGCAACAAAAAAAACATCGAGGCTTTCAGGAAAATTCAAGGAAATAAATTGAGTGAGGAAAAGAAAACACCAAAGGACGCAACTCCTATATTTGGATCAGTTTTTGGCGGTGCTGGATTTGAAAACAAAAACGTTGTAAGCACTCCACTAAAAGAAGCGAAAGTCGAGAAGAAGGTTGAACAAAAAACAGTTCAAATGACAGGGAAGGTTGAGAACAGGCCGGACGTTGTTATAGGAGGAAGCGGCTTTGGAAATATGGAGATTGGTATTAACGAAGAAGGCGAGCGCGAATTCAGAGAACTAGAACCTGAACACGTCGAATCAACAAAAGAGACGGCTGAGGGTAAAACAACAAAAGAACAAGTCCCTCCCAACAAGGAAAATAATTCAGAGACGGAAAAGACAACACCTGCTGCCGACACAACGTTTAAATCTGAAAAAGAAAAACTTGCATCAAACCCACAAACAAACGCCGAAAAAATCGATAAGGCGATATCACTAGAATCTCACAAAATTGGTCTGTTGCGAGGTAGGGAACCGTACGATCGTGTGTACCAACACAGATATAGCTGGTATAACCCGATGGGTTTTTCACTTAAAAAACTTTTTACATTCAACAAAGAAAGTATATTAGGTATGGATACGCGGATGATTTTTGGTTTTCCAACTCTACATAAAATTTTTAAGACGAGTAGCTACAAGGAGTACAAAAAATTGAGTCTGGAGAAGGGTGAGCTTGGAAACAAGAAGGCCTTTGATCCAAAAGATTATATTGATTCGTTCAGTGGAGGAATCAATAAACTTCAAACAGAGATTAATTCCCTTAAAGTTACAAGATCTGACATGTATTCTGAAGCACTAAAAGAATACTCGGAACTGTACTCAAAAAGAGAGGTACTCGCAAGGGAGGTTGGGAAAAAATATGCTTTGTCATATATGGGTAGACAATATTTTCCCGCTACACTTAAAAATCCCCTTAGCAACCCCCGGCTAACTGATGAGGAAAAACAAGTATTTATTAAATTAAGCGGACTAGACGAATTACTTGCTCACCAAATAGACATACACGAACTAATACGTACTAAAAAATTACCTCCGAAAGAAAGAAGTAAATTCATCTTGCAACAAGCACTTTCGATTCCTTTCTTTTAAACTGAATCGTGACACCGATATGATATATTCATTCGGTGGAATATCTCTCTGATTTAAATGATCGACAGCGCGAAGCGGTAGAGCATGCTGGTGGGCCGTTACTAATCCTTGCTGGAGCTGGAGCAGGGAAGACAAAAACGCTTACATACCGAATTCTCCATTTAATTAGAAAAGGAATTGACCCTCGTTCAATCCTTGCAATTACATTCACCAACAAGGCCGCGCAAGAAATGCGTGAGCGAATTACAGCGCTTCTAGAAAAAGATCGTGCGTTAAATATGCCGATTTCTTTCATGGAAAAGCCGTTTGTAAGCACATTCCACGTATTTGGCGCCACACTCCTTCGTGAAAACGCAGAAAAAGCCGGTACAAGTAAAAACTTCACAATTTTTGACAGAAGTGACTCTAAAAATGCTGTTAAGCAGGCCATGGAGCTGGTTAATATAAACCCCAAAGAGTTTGAACCATCAAAAGTGCTCTCAATGATCTCAAGAGAGAAGGGAAATGGCGTAACCGTGCGATATTTTCTTGATAGCCGACCTCGTGAATTCATTTCTTCTATCGTGGGTAAGGTGTGGGAAGCATACGAAGGCATTCTAGCTAAGGAAAAGTCACTGGATTTTGACGATCTTCTCTTAAAAGCATCTAAGTTACTCGAAGACGAAGAAATTCGAGCAAAATACCAGGAGAAGTATAAGTATATTCATATTGACGAGTACCAGGATACTAACCGAGTACAGTACAAAATCGGACGACTACTCTCTGAAAAGAGCAGAAACATCTGTGTAGTGGGGGACGCTGACCAGACAATCTACACCTGGAGAGGGGCAGATATCTCGAATATCCTTAATTTTGAACGAGATTACCCTGAAGCACGCGTAGTTCTCCTCGAACAGAACTATCGATCCACTGGAAACATCCTTAAAGCAGCAAACGCTGTCATTGATAAGAACAAGAAGCGCCGTAAAAAGGTCCTATTCACTGAAAATGCACCTGGTGACTTACTTTCACTCTATGGAGCATACGACGAAGCAGACGAAGCTAATTTCATCGCTTTAAAGGCAAAGGAATTGATCACATCAGGTGTTCAAGAATCTGAAATTGCTGTCTTGTACCGTGCAAACTTCCAATCTCGAATACTTGAAGAAGCATTTCTTGCACACAGCGTGCCGCATTTTGTTCTTGGAACACGATTTTATGACCGAAAAGAAGTTAAAGACATTCTTGCGTATATCCGAGCAGCATTAAATCCAGACTGCATAAGCGACATTAAGCGAGTAATCAATTCACCCGCACGTGGAATTGGAAAAGTAACGATGTTAAAGATATTAAGCACCCCAAGAGAATCACTCGATCCTGCGACATTTAAAAAAGCAGAACCGTTCTTTCAAATACTCACTGACATCCAAGAAAAAAGTATAACCATGCTTCCTGGAGAGCTCGTCGGATACACACTTACACGTTCCGGTATTTTGGGTGAATACCAAGCAGAGAAAACTGACGAGAACGAAGAGAAAATCCAAAACCTCAAAGAACTTGTATCTCTTGGTGCACGATATGACGAACACGGTCCTGAAGGAATCATTAAATTTCTTGAAGATACTAGTCTTCTTTCTGACCAAGACGCGCTTCAAGAAAAAAAGGAAGGTGTTCGTTTAATGACAGTACACGCATCAAAAGGTCTGGAGTTTCAATTTGTGTTTGTGACAGGTCTTGAAGATGGATTGTTTCCTCAAGTTAAAAAAAGTGAAGAAGGAAGTGTGCAAGAAGATCGTGCAGAGGAAGAACGCCGACTCTTTTATGTTGCACTTACTCGTGCTCGCATAAAATTATATCTTTCTTACACAAGCGTTCGAACAATATTTGGAAAAACAGAAGTGAATGTTCCATCAACATTTTTGGCAGACATTCATGATTCATTAATTACATACGAAGAACGAAAAAATCCTGGAGGAAAAAGAGAGCGTGTCATTTACTTTGATTAAGCGATCTGCTTAACTGACAAACGTGAAACTATTTGCAAAAAAGTCTCTCGGCCAGCACTTCCTCCGCTCTGAAAGTGTGCTCTACAAGATGGAAGAGAGGATTGCCCTCATGCTTCCCGAAAACACTCGTGTGATACTGGAAATAGGGCCAGGTGAAGGCGTTTTAACCGAGCGTCTCCTTAGAATTGCAGAGAAGAAATCTATCAAAGTGCTTGCAATTGAAAAGGATGCACGTGCCATCATTCCACTTCAGACACGCTTTGAAAAAGAAATTGCTTCAGGACTTCTAACAATTACAGAAGGAGATGTACTTGAACAAAATTCAAGCACGTTACCAAAAGAACCGTACGCACTGATTGCAAACATCCCGTACTACATCACCGGCGCAATTTTCCAACAATTTTTAGAATCAACCAACCAACCAAATTACATGTTGATGTTGGTACAAGAAGAAGTTGCTGATCGAATTTGTCTCATTGATTCTAAACACAGCATTCTTTCACTCTCTGTTCATGCGTATGGAAAACCAAAAAAAGTTGGGAGAGTTCCACCTGGCGCTTTTGTTCCTCCGCCAAATATTAACTCAGCGATCATTGAAATTTCTGGTATATCAAAAACATACTTCAATGACGCGAATGTGGAAGATGTGAATTTCTTTACCGTAGTCTCCGCAGGTTTTGCACACAAAAGAAAAAAGCTCGCATCAAATCTTTCTTCCATTGCTCCAAAAGAAAAAGTGGAGCAGATATTTACAGACCTAGGAATATCAACAAACAGTAGGGCAGAGGAGCTGCACGTATCTGATTGGATTGCGATTACTAAAAAATTATTCTAAGTTTACGAAGGGCTTGAACCAGCGTTAGGACTGACAAGCCACCCATATCCGATTGGACACACTCCAATAACACACGGAACTAGACATACCATTACTCCGTAGGATTTTCCAAGTACTTGCTGACCCGCATGTGTCGGTGGACCAACTGCTTTCATTCCACTAAAACCCCAAATATAAAAGAATAATCCAGGGGTTGGGACGCTGACTGCTGTCCAGAGACCGTTTACGCAGTAATATACCCACACCACTCTTCCGCCAAAATCAAATGGGTAGATTGCGTGTGCGGTGCCAGGAGCAAAAACAATTCCCACACCAATAAGAGCAATGAGTAAGAGGGGAATCGCGATACACTTAAGCCATGTCGGCATCATATACAGTACATAATATAATGAGATCGTGAAAAAAGCCTTATTACTATTCCTAGCAGCACTTACATTTGCAGTTTTTGCCTTTGGTTTCTTTTGGTTTAAACAAAAAAACACAACCACACTTCCTCCACCAGTTACCGAGACAATAGTAAACAGCGGCAACCAGCCTAACCCATATTCCTTTTACGACTCATTGTCTCAAAAGCAAATCCAAGTAGTTGGAACCATCAATAACCCTCAACAAACAACCAATTCCTCTGTGGTACCTACACAAACTAAGCCCACACCCTCACAAACTCCAACCCAAACAAACACAACCGTAACCACAAATACAGACGCATTTACATTTGCCGACTATGCCAACGAAGCAGGTGAGGCGATTATCTACATTTCAAAGGAAATACAAGGGTTTGGAGAGGATTTAATTCAAGCAGCAACCTCAACACCTGACTCAGGAACAGGAAAAGCTATCGAAAAATACGCTTCTGCTTATTCTACGGCTGCAAATATGATTAAATCCGTCTCTTCAGTCCCACAGGACATACAAAAAAGCCACACAGCACTCCTCAATACATTTATTGAGATTAGTAAGAACATAACCCTCATCAGCAAAGCGGCTGAAAATGGAACATACGATCAAAACGCACTCATAGAGTACAACAACTCAGTGCTCGCAAACGCTCGAGCTGTCGTAGAAGTTGGTAATTTACTTAAAAAAGTACAAGCAAAGCTTAGTCCTGGGGATCCGGGGTTCATTTTCTTGGAAATCACTGGATAAACTGCTTTAATACGTAGTGTGAAATCAGTTTCAAAGAACTATTACAGCATTGGACTTGCAGTTGTACTCTCTGGTGCAGCAATATCAGGTGCATATTTCTATAAACAAGCTAAAGAGCCTGAAGTATTCCGAAATAACGGGGGAGCAGCTGCGCAAGTAAGCTCTGTGCAAGTGCTCGCAAATCGAATTTCATCAGCTGACACAGACAGTGATGGTTTAAAAGATTGGGAAGAGGAGTTATGGGGCTCAGATTCATTAGTTCCTGACTCAGATAAAGACGGAACACCAGATGGAGACGAGGTGCTCGCAGGCAGAAACCCAGCTATTGCAGGACCAACAGACAGCACAGATGTTGCGCCAATTGGCACTGAGTCGAGCCTAAACATCTCTACAGATCTAAACCTTACAGATGAGTTTTCAAAGGAAATCTTTGCACGGTATGCTGCGTATAAGAAAACTGACAACTCAATAGACACAATCGAACAGCAAAACCTGATCGAACAACTCCTAACTAGTGCTGAAGCGGCTCAAAAACCAGCTATTGTGCACAAATTTAACGAATTAATTGTCGTACCAGACACTCAGGAGAATTACCGTCGCTATAGAGACATATTTGTACAAACAACCTCGCAATATGAAGAAAACATTACAAATAATGAACTTTTGATACTCGAAAGAGCCCTAAAGAACAATGACAGCGCTGCACTTCGTGACATTGACCCCTTGCTTGCGCGCTACGCTGTACTTATTCAAGAAATGCTCGCACTTCCAATTCCAAACGGAATTGCCCAGGCTCATTTAGACCTCGTTAATGGATACGAAAAGATCACCGTCCACATCAATGCATTTAAAGATGTGTTTACAGATCCATTGGTTGCAATGACAAACATGACCAACTACTACCAAACTGCGAGTGACTTTTCACTTGCTTTATCACAAATTAAGAAAAAGTTAACTGAAAACGGAGCTTCGATCTAGTTTGTTTTTCCTCTTGTGTACAATTCGCACTGATTCTATACGTGCTCATGATAAAATTTGATGCACATGAAGCGCTTTGGAGTAGGATTATTACTTTCAGTCCTCCTTTTTGTTACCTTATTTTCTGCATACCCAGCAAAAAAAGCTGAGGCTCAAAGTTTTGCTGCAGCATGTGCCTCAATTCTT contains:
- a CDS encoding peptidoglycan DD-metalloendopeptidase family protein, with the translated sequence MKRTDSQYTNKSILKEDAPPPARLARRGNFYVKPLAIIVVVFGLILFAEQADASLFSTISGFFNRTPAQAKQDPVTSQNIDLLDPSTSELAYASPGQIEENALVASPFTPESQSAAAIDTYIVKEGDSISQIAAKYNVSVNTILWANNLNRSSAIKAGQELVILPINGITHIVKKGETLEQIVKKHKGDIAEVMRYNGLSFDSILKAGDTVLIPDGEPEVVNTPKSTPSKVVSTLKDTAAYFMRPLSGGTRTRGIHGNNGVDIGAPAGTPVYAAAAGSVVVSRGDGSWNGGYGNYVVITHKNGTQTLYAHLSRTAVSSGSVDKGEVIGYVGNTGKSTGNHLHFEVRGGKNPF
- a CDS encoding UvrD-helicase domain-containing protein, coding for MEYLSDLNDRQREAVEHAGGPLLILAGAGAGKTKTLTYRILHLIRKGIDPRSILAITFTNKAAQEMRERITALLEKDRALNMPISFMEKPFVSTFHVFGATLLRENAEKAGTSKNFTIFDRSDSKNAVKQAMELVNINPKEFEPSKVLSMISREKGNGVTVRYFLDSRPREFISSIVGKVWEAYEGILAKEKSLDFDDLLLKASKLLEDEEIRAKYQEKYKYIHIDEYQDTNRVQYKIGRLLSEKSRNICVVGDADQTIYTWRGADISNILNFERDYPEARVVLLEQNYRSTGNILKAANAVIDKNKKRRKKVLFTENAPGDLLSLYGAYDEADEANFIALKAKELITSGVQESEIAVLYRANFQSRILEEAFLAHSVPHFVLGTRFYDRKEVKDILAYIRAALNPDCISDIKRVINSPARGIGKVTMLKILSTPRESLDPATFKKAEPFFQILTDIQEKSITMLPGELVGYTLTRSGILGEYQAEKTDENEEKIQNLKELVSLGARYDEHGPEGIIKFLEDTSLLSDQDALQEKKEGVRLMTVHASKGLEFQFVFVTGLEDGLFPQVKKSEEGSVQEDRAEEERRLFYVALTRARIKLYLSYTSVRTIFGKTEVNVPSTFLADIHDSLITYEERKNPGGKRERVIYFD
- the rsmA gene encoding 16S rRNA (adenine(1518)-N(6)/adenine(1519)-N(6))-dimethyltransferase RsmA; protein product: MKLFAKKSLGQHFLRSESVLYKMEERIALMLPENTRVILEIGPGEGVLTERLLRIAEKKSIKVLAIEKDARAIIPLQTRFEKEIASGLLTITEGDVLEQNSSTLPKEPYALIANIPYYITGAIFQQFLESTNQPNYMLMLVQEEVADRICLIDSKHSILSLSVHAYGKPKKVGRVPPGAFVPPPNINSAIIEISGISKTYFNDANVEDVNFFTVVSAGFAHKRKKLASNLSSIAPKEKVEQIFTDLGISTNSRAEELHVSDWIAITKKLF